The genomic interval AACAGGGAATTAAGGCTTCATATTTTGTTTTACCTATGGAGATGGCTTCCATACCAAAAATAGTACCTGCTATAGGGGCACCAAAAGCCGAGCCAAACCCACCACTTACTCCACTAATAATTAAAATTCTACGATCTATTTTATTAATTTTCAATAAGCGATTTACTCCTTCTGATATACTTGCCCCCATCTGTATGGCAGCACCTTCTCTACCTGTTGAACCACCAAATAGATGGGTAATAAATGTGCATATGAAGACGATAGGTCCCATCCTTAGGGGAACCTCTCCTTGACCATGGTGAATATGCTCTAGAATCAAATCATTTCCTTTACGGGAACCTTTACCATAATACATATAAATGTAGCCTATGACGATACCTCCCAAAGGGAGAAAGAATAATGTAAAATGATTTGCTTCCCGTACATCTGTGAGAAAATCATTTAAATTAATCAATAAAGCTGAGGTAGTACCTACAACTATACCAATAATGCTTCCCCATAAAATCCATTTTGAAAGGGTTAAAATAAATGTTACATGTCTAGCTTTTACGGTATGATTAAAAAATTTATCAGTTAAATAACCCACGGTACTAGTACTCCTTTGTTAGAAGATAATCTATCAATACTATGGTATATACAATAGTAGATTTTTCATCTTGTTTATCTAGATTTTTAGTAGTTAGTTCTTTTTGTTTAACTCATTATTTTGATTAAGATACTCTAATCGTCCATTAAGAAATTCCATATGATCATCAAGATCATTTTTCATGCTATTAAACATATCCTTTGCCTGTTGTTCTTCAGTGGCTTGTGCCATCATAGCATAGGTTCCTTTTACAGCTTCACAATATGCTATAACTTTTTCTAAATCTTTTTGAACTGTCATCTAAACCTCTCCCTTTTATGCAAATTAGTTTAACTTTAGTTTAACCAAAATATATTTTATAAATTCTATTATGAATAGCTCAAACACAGTAAAGGTTCAATAGGTTGTAGTGGCTTTGATATGACCTTGTTTTGATAAAAATTACATTTTTTTTCAAATGATCTACATTGTTTGCGACAGAAGGAAAAAATCCTGTATAATAAATTAAAGTACATATAGATATCCCAATGAAATAAAATCACGGTTTATATTATATATATTGTAAAGGAGATGAGGATTCCATGAAAATACTTCATACTGGAGATTGGCATATAGGCAAGATTGTTAACGAGTTCAGCATGATAGAAGATCAAGAATTTGCCCTAGAGCAACTGATAGAGGTGGTTAAGGAGGAAAAGCCCAATGTCATTGTTATCGCTGGAGACATATATGACAGAAGCATACCACCAGTGGAGGCTGTAGAGCTTTTAGATAGAATTTTCAGTACGATCCTACTGGATTTAAATACACCTATACTGGCTATAGCCGGCAACCATGATAGTGCTGAAAGATTATCCTTTGCCAGCAGAGTACTAACTCAAAATGGTTTACATATAGCAGGGGGTTTTAGTAAGGAGATTAAAAAAATTACCCTAGAGGGGGATAAGGGGCCAGTTAATTTTTATTTACTGCCCTATGCCGATCCAAAGGAAATAAGACATGTCCTAGAAGATCACGATATAACCAACCATGATAATGCCATGAAAAAAATAATAGATAGTATTAGGGAAGACATACAGGAAGGCACAAAAAATGTTTTAGTAGCCCACGGCTATATAACCAACATGAGGGAGAACAATGATGAAAATAAAGCTACGATAGAGATCCCCCTAGATGAGATTATGACCTCTGATTCTGAAAGACCATTAAGTATTGGGGGAACAGATATCATTAGGGGAGGGTATTTTGACTGTTTTCATTATACGGCCCTAGGTCATCTTCATGCTCCCCAAAGGGTGGGAAGCGATAGAATGAGGTACTCAGGCTCCCTATTAAAGTATTCTTTTTCAGAAACCAATCATAAGAAGGGTGTTACCATAGTAAATATTGATGAAACAGGAGAAATATCTGTACAGATAAAGCAACTTAAGCCTAAGAGGGATATGAGAATTATTAAAGGTCCTCTAAATGAACTTATAAACCCCAGTGTATATGAAGGCACAAATCTTGAGGATTACATATATGCTGTACTTACAGATGAAGAGGAACTGATAGATCCTATATCTAAGTTAAGGGCTGTTTACCCAAATATTATGGGCCTTAGTAGAGAGACAGCAGCTATACGAGAAGAAAGTAGAACCTCTGCAGCTGAGGGATATCAGCATAAATCAAAGCTAGAGCTTTTTCGGGAGTTCTATCATTCAATCACAGGTAGGGTTTTAGAAGAGAAAAGGCTTGATGTGGTACGGGAAGTTATTCAAGAAGTAGAGAAGGAGGGAAGATAGATGAGGCCATTAAAGTTGATAATCAGTGGCTTTGGGCCCTATGCAAACCTACAGACAGTAGATTTTGAGGAGCTAAAGAACAAGAATATATTCTTAATTACGGGTCCGACAGGAGCGGGAAAAACAACCATATTTGATGCCATAAGTTATGCTCTCTTTGGTGAAGCCTCTGGCAGTAGTAGAAGTAAGGATAGCCTGCGAAGTGACTTTGCTACCCAAGAAACCTTAACCTATGTAGAACTTGATTTTGAACTAAGGGGAAAGGTATATAAGGTTAAAAGGGTACCCCAACAGGAGAGAAAAAAACTTAAGGGAGAGGGGACAGTACAAAAGAACACAGAAGCAGAGCTAATCCTTCCCAGTGGGGAAATCATCACCAGGGTTACTGCTGTCGATGAAAAGATTAGTAGGGTTTTAGGTATCAATAAAAATCAATTTAGACAAATAGTTATGCTGCCTCAAGGGGAATTTAGAAAACTACTAGAGGCAGAAAGTATAGAAAGGGAGGCTATATTTAGAAAGATTTTTGGTACAGAAGCCTTTGAAACCATACAAAGAAAATTAGAAGACCAAAGGAAATCCATTAGCAAGAAAATAGGTGAAAAGCAAACTAGAAGGGATACCCATGCTAAAAATATTGAAACTGGTGGGGATGAGGCATTACATAGATTGATCTATGCAAAGGATATGAACATAGCGGAAATCATCAATAGAACAAAGCTCCTTATAGAAGAGGATGAGAAGAAAAATCAAGAAATTGCACAAGAGATTAAAGGAATCATAGGAGAGCAGGAAAAACTTCAGCAGCAATTTGTAGAAGGCCAAGAAACAAACAAGAAAATTAACGATAAAATAGAGCTGGAAAAAGAGTATACAGACCATGTTTTAAAGGAGAAGGAATACAAAGAAAAAAACCTGCGATTGGAAAGGGGTAGAAAAACCCTACCCATAATAGAATTGGAAAATACATATATACAGAGGGAAAAAGCCCTAGAGATGAGGCACAAAGAATATAGGGAAGCTACTGAAAGTCTAAACATTGCTAAGGACAACCTTCTTCAAACAGCACAGCAGATAAAGATAGAGGAGGCTAAGGAACC from Natronincola ferrireducens carries:
- a CDS encoding DUF1657 domain-containing protein, with the translated sequence MTVQKDLEKVIAYCEAVKGTYAMMAQATEEQQAKDMFNSMKNDLDDHMEFLNGRLEYLNQNNELNKKN
- a CDS encoding exonuclease SbcCD subunit D encodes the protein MKILHTGDWHIGKIVNEFSMIEDQEFALEQLIEVVKEEKPNVIVIAGDIYDRSIPPVEAVELLDRIFSTILLDLNTPILAIAGNHDSAERLSFASRVLTQNGLHIAGGFSKEIKKITLEGDKGPVNFYLLPYADPKEIRHVLEDHDITNHDNAMKKIIDSIREDIQEGTKNVLVAHGYITNMRENNDENKATIEIPLDEIMTSDSERPLSIGGTDIIRGGYFDCFHYTALGHLHAPQRVGSDRMRYSGSLLKYSFSETNHKKGVTIVNIDETGEISVQIKQLKPKRDMRIIKGPLNELINPSVYEGTNLEDYIYAVLTDEEELIDPISKLRAVYPNIMGLSRETAAIREESRTSAAEGYQHKSKLELFREFYHSITGRVLEEKRLDVVREVIQEVEKEGR